One stretch of Comamonas testosteroni DNA includes these proteins:
- a CDS encoding sulfite exporter TauE/SafE family protein — translation MAEMQILLTKHRKRATPVPSTVTTPASMEFSVSLYLLLAVCGCVTGVTTVLFGFGGGFVVVPLLYRLLSTSNAPDSAVGQSAMQIAVATSTCVMVFGALLATWRHQRAGTVDWTNVRPLLGPIGAGAALGALAATVVQSEWLRWVFAAYMVLTILDCWLRPGFLAQPAAKQHRPGPLANALSGLVIGWVAALLGVGGSVMTVPLMRRRGIEMTRATAMANPLSLPVALAGTGTYIVLSTQSPLPLGEWHLGYIDIRAAAVLVAASWIGIRAASLWIGRIPDRVHAKVYLGLLIAVLLAMVTT, via the coding sequence ATGGCCGAAATGCAAATATTGTTGACCAAACATCGAAAGCGCGCCACTCCAGTGCCATCTACTGTGACGACTCCTGCATCAATGGAGTTTTCCGTGTCCTTGTATTTGTTGTTGGCGGTCTGTGGATGTGTGACGGGCGTCACTACCGTTCTCTTTGGTTTTGGTGGCGGATTCGTGGTGGTTCCACTGCTGTACCGCTTGTTGTCTACATCGAATGCCCCAGACAGCGCAGTGGGGCAGTCGGCCATGCAGATTGCCGTTGCAACATCCACCTGCGTGATGGTCTTTGGTGCGCTTCTGGCAACTTGGCGTCACCAACGCGCAGGAACAGTGGATTGGACGAATGTCAGGCCTTTGCTGGGACCGATTGGCGCGGGGGCCGCACTTGGCGCACTTGCGGCAACCGTTGTCCAAAGCGAATGGCTGCGTTGGGTCTTTGCGGCCTATATGGTGCTGACCATTCTGGACTGCTGGTTGAGACCTGGGTTTCTTGCTCAGCCCGCAGCAAAGCAGCACCGCCCTGGGCCGCTGGCGAATGCACTGTCCGGCCTGGTGATCGGGTGGGTTGCTGCATTGCTGGGGGTCGGCGGCAGCGTGATGACCGTTCCCCTGATGCGCCGCCGTGGAATCGAAATGACACGAGCTACCGCCATGGCGAATCCGCTATCACTGCCGGTCGCACTGGCAGGAACAGGGACTTACATCGTCCTGTCCACTCAATCTCCGTTACCTCTTGGCGAGTGGCACCTCGGCTATATCGACATACGAGCTGCTGCTGTGCTCGTGGCCGCTTCCTGGATTGGTATCCGTGCAGCATCGCTTTGGATCGGGCGCATTCCAGATCGAGTTCACGCGAAGGTCTATTTGGGACTGTTGATCGCAGTTCTTTTGGCTATGGTGACAACATGA
- a CDS encoding RNA polymerase sigma factor has product MLTRYYRDLLNFCMRKVRDRDTAADLAQESYARVLSMQQKGQVILEPGALLRQVALRAKIDMDRRAEVRQHQSIDSLEELDQPASPLHLQPEHAYASSQSIQAYLDTIEGLPPRCRDAFCMYIFDELPNKEIAERMGVSLSMVNQYISRGKLACAARRMELDNVE; this is encoded by the coding sequence GTGCTGACCCGCTACTACAGAGACCTGTTGAATTTCTGCATGCGCAAAGTGAGAGACCGCGATACTGCGGCTGACTTGGCGCAGGAAAGCTATGCCCGTGTGCTTTCCATGCAGCAGAAGGGGCAGGTCATTCTTGAGCCGGGTGCATTGCTGAGGCAGGTGGCCTTGCGCGCCAAAATCGATATGGATAGACGGGCTGAGGTGCGCCAGCATCAAAGTATCGATTCATTGGAGGAGCTGGATCAGCCTGCGAGTCCTCTGCATCTGCAGCCCGAGCATGCCTATGCATCGTCTCAGAGCATTCAAGCGTATCTTGACACTATCGAGGGGCTGCCGCCTCGGTGTCGTGATGCCTTCTGCATGTACATCTTCGATGAGTTGCCCAACAAGGAAATTGCAGAGCGGATGGGGGTGTCGCTGAGCATGGTGAATCAGTACATCAGCCGCGGAAAACTTGCTTGTGCTGCGCGCAGAATGGAACTTGATAATGTCGAGTGA
- a CDS encoding AraC family transcriptional regulator translates to MRNQSLNSLDATPRAVVAIGTDYAPGTVLDTHSHRRAQFLYGATGLMEVGTDDGAWVIPPHCGVWIPAGKPHKVKMVGVNTRSLYIEPDEVPRSQSHCEVLAVSPLLRQLLVEAIDLPALYDECGRDGVLMSLLLLEVGRAEALPFFAPLPRDERLATLCIAFLHQPDVRLSPLAWAQQLHQSERTFSRFFRSQTGISFSEWRSQVCLLFAMSKLGTGDSVTSVALQLGYDSPGAFSTMFRKRLGSKPSNFMATER, encoded by the coding sequence GTGCGCAATCAATCACTGAACTCCCTCGATGCCACGCCTCGCGCCGTTGTGGCCATTGGCACCGACTACGCGCCTGGCACCGTTCTGGATACTCACAGCCACCGCCGAGCACAGTTCCTCTATGGTGCGACCGGATTGATGGAGGTCGGTACTGACGATGGCGCCTGGGTGATCCCTCCCCACTGTGGCGTGTGGATTCCAGCAGGCAAGCCGCACAAGGTGAAGATGGTGGGAGTCAACACTCGAAGCCTGTACATTGAGCCTGACGAGGTACCACGGAGCCAATCGCATTGCGAGGTGCTGGCCGTGTCCCCGCTGCTACGGCAACTGCTTGTCGAAGCCATCGACTTGCCGGCGCTGTATGACGAGTGCGGTCGCGATGGCGTGCTGATGTCGCTTTTGCTGTTGGAGGTCGGCCGCGCTGAAGCACTGCCGTTCTTTGCGCCGCTACCGCGAGATGAACGGCTGGCGACGCTATGCATTGCTTTCCTTCACCAGCCCGACGTGCGCTTGTCGCCACTGGCCTGGGCGCAGCAGCTGCACCAGAGTGAACGCACCTTCAGCCGGTTCTTTCGCTCGCAAACCGGAATATCGTTTTCAGAGTGGAGAAGCCAGGTGTGTCTTCTTTTTGCAATGTCCAAACTGGGGACCGGTGATTCGGTGACATCAGTGGCGCTTCAACTGGGCTATGACAGTCCGGGTGCCTTCTCCACGATGTTTCGCAAGAGGCTCGGGAGTAAGCCGTCAAACTTTATGGCGACAGAGCGGTAA